In Nematostella vectensis chromosome 12, jaNemVect1.1, whole genome shotgun sequence, the genomic window GCTGCCTCTACATTTGTCTTTCATATAGAGAAATGTGACGAGTATTAGTTATCCCTGTCTTAGAAAATTGTGCTGAGAACGCACATCAGACTGATTTCTCTATATCAAGCTATCCTGTATGATGCAACACTCGAATTGTACCATTTCTTATACATTTGTCTTGTACTTGCAGTTCACATTATTGTGATGGTTGCATTGTTCAGGTAAGCAttatatatgaaaaaaataaaacaatgttaCTGAAACCCATGTGTAAGTATTTACTTTCCATTTGTATGCAGTAGTCACCataaaaaaaagcctgcaAGGGCTGCCTCTACATTTGTCTTTCATATAGAGAAATGTGATGAGTATTAGTTACCCCTGTCTTAGACAATTGTGCTGATAACGCACGTCAGACTGATTTCTCTATATCAAGCTATCCTGTATGATGCAACACTCGAATTGTACCATTTCTTATACATATGTCTTGTACTTGCAGTTCACATCATTGTGGTGGTTGCATTGTTCAGGTAAGCATTATAtatgacaaaataaaacaatgtttttatacAATGAAACAAATTATTTATGCCAGAGTGATGATGAATCCCCAGTTCGCAGTTTCCACTAGATGGGATATGCTAACACATATCTCGCTGATGGTATAACTTCCTTGGATGTCTGACTGGCCATTTCATGAATATAAATGAATGAGAAATTCTTTGTGTAAGTTCTCTGAAGTGCCAAGAACCTCATTCATTTATATGATAAATGTTATCAGTATTATGTTTAGTGGTATAACATAGCAATGACTATTATTCAAAGCTTGAATCAAATTCTTTCCTTGTGTAGCTGACTTGAGGATTGATAACCTGACATGGTCATGCAAAACAGCCTGTACTCCTGCCATAGTTTACATGTTGGTAAGTTACCTGTTTTGTCCCATagcaaaattcttttttttttgttccctAGCTTACACAacaatgaaaatatatttaaaaaaacagctattttttaaaacttggtaaGTCTGTTTTCTTCCCTAATGCTAACTTACCCAACAGTGGGCAAGGGCTCAAATTAAACCTTGTCTATGGTAAAAgcttgtggtgtggtgtgatgATCAAATCTTTTTTCCCCAGCTTATCGACCATGGTGATACTGTGCTGTACTTATCAAGCCAATTTGTCTGACCACACCTTTTCAACGCCCTCACACTTGGGCATCcaagtgtgattttttttaatgcattGCTGTATTTGTTATTCAGATGGACCACTTTGGAGCCAATCTTCTTATTTTCAAGGTAAATTATGTTCTACATCTAGTATAAGTGCTTATGGGTCACAAGCATCCGTCTTAACGGATGGGCTAAAAAAAGGGGTCTCTTCGCCAAATAATGCCCCAAAGTCGTCTTTTAAAATTTAGAGATGCCAGAGTGATGATGAATCCCCAGTTCGCAGTTTCCACTAGATGGGATATGCTAACACATATCTCGCTGATGGTATAACTTCCTTGGATGTCTGACTGGCATCTTATTTCAGCTTTTCCTATTGTCCACCATTTTGATATGTGTTTATAGTGTCccttatttttagttttgtattTGCCTTGATTACTTCAGTGTTTTTTACTGAATTGTCAAGTGTGCATAATAATATGCAACATTCTAAATACCCAATCAGCTATCATATTAATTAATGAATCACAATGTTTATCATTTCTCTTCTTATTTCAGTACTTTGGGTGTTGTATGTGGAGTCTTCAGGCATTTATGGAAAaggtatatatatttgttttgtcttgATAAGGAATCAATGCTCGAGATGTTAATTTCGTCACCATAGTGTAAACCTTCCACAACTTCTGCTTTGAATACTTGTTATTTGCAGAACAAAATGATATCTGACCACAGTGAAAGAATGATGATCAAATCTTTTTTCCCCAGCTTATCGACCATGGTGATACTGTGCTGTACTCAAGCCAATTTGTCTGACTTTCACTGATTAAATGGTATGGTTATTGCTCCGTTGACACATGCAAATCTCACAAAAGCCTTTTTTGTTGATTTCAGGTTAAGGCCATCACAATGCAGTTCTATATGAtgtaataaaatttaaaattttatatttGAAGTTGTTGTCCATTGCATCCTTGCCAGATATTCCAACAGCCCACTTAAAatacctccccctcccctccaccccCTCCTCTAATCACAAAACCCCACTCTGGCAAAAGATGACCCATTGCCACcacctttattattattattttggtttcaatcaaaattaaaaaatacattaaacacgaggttctgctataaaagggaaagctcctcccaccaaCGGGCTCAAGAActatcagttatcaatcagtcatCAATTGGTCAACATTtcaggacaattgctctgagcgccaaattcaaatttcatattctaaaccaaatcaaatatcattcctagagttGTCCACCTAAAATGTTCTATTTATCGTAAAATACAATACCAAGCTTGTGTACGCTTTAAAAGACTAGCATTTTTATCACGGCGCGATGATAATTTATGAATGTGCGTTAGATTTTGAATTGCGCAAAATTCAAAATGTTACACCGAAAAcgtgagtggacagcaaatTACTAATTTATCAATCTCTCAACAACTATTTTGTAACcttgcaaaaatagttttattcaagccgactgaggctcagttataagcaattttacatgagacttataatttgtgactggAAGTTTTCTGTTTATAATTGCAAAGTCGAGCCctggggtgggaggagcttacCCTTTTTacagcggaacctcgtgtttaagacATTTTAACCCATATGCCTGTCAGATAGATCAACGCTAAAATTGACGCTCAAAAAGTCACTTccggctttttttttaatggtcatgttatcagtttacttccggaagGTCGGCTTAAGCCTCAAGagtattagaatccgcgctatttgacaggccatctgctctaaattattagtaaattctaaaagaaacttccaatagacacgtTCCTTGAAGGGTACCGTCGTCGTTTCTTGTGATGATAAACTACCTTCATCTTCCAGTTGTGGAAATTTGCTGATGACACCAATCGTTCTGTTCCTGCCTCCTAGAAGCGGCTGACTTCTAGGAGCCATCTAGTCTCGGGAAAACCATTTGCAGCTAAACCCAACAAGTGAAAAGAGGTGCGCACTTGCTTTAAgcgcaccccacccccttgctTTCTTCAGGTGACATCTAGTAGATGAGGTTGAGTTTGAATTGGTATCTTCGTCCAAAGTTCCTGGAGTTGTCATAAGCAGCGATCTTATTGACTCTATCACCACTAAGGCTGCCAAGAGAGTCTATCTCGTAAGAAAACTAAAGCGTGTGGGAATTTCTTATACTGACCTTATAAGGTTCTACTGTAGCGTTATAAAATCAATCCTAGAATAAGTCTTCCACTCCCCTCTTTATATAACAGAGGAAATAGAACGTGTTCAGCGTCGATTATTACGCGTGATTATCCCCAATTGTAACTATAATTAAGCTTTGTTAAAGCTGGCCTTACTATATGATATAATTATGTATAGAACTCTTCAGTGACATTGTTGCGCATAGCAACCATAAACACGGACACCTGCCGCCATGATCAACGCCAAGACCGACACGCTCTTTTACCGTACAccgcccccccctccccaacttGGCGGCCAAACAGTGGGTCATCTTCAAATaccatgctttttccatatgatacctgaCTGTACAACCCCCTTCCTCAGCCAATCCGCCTGGCCCCTGTCTGCAAGACCAAAACTTAGATACATTTTTATTAGTCTCTGTtcataatatattttatacattttaGATATTTATACTTTTCGTTATATATTATAAGATAATTGTAAATACCATCACGTAATTCAGTCTTATGTCTGcaaggtgttttttttattaataaacgGTCAAGCGTAAGTAAACTCTACCCTTTCGTTCTCTTTATAGTTTGTAATTCTTTTGCGACATGTTAGCTTTCAATCGCTAACGACTGTTGATTTACAAAACCTGGTTGTTCTACATGTCAAGATACTATAATAAATTAGACGCTCGATTATGCTCTGAGTATTGTGTTGCGCAACTGTGGTATGCGCGCTGTTTTTAATTGAAATTTTCTTTCGTCAAACTTGAACCAGGCTTTATTCTGTGTCCTTTGTGACACCTTAAATTACTTGAATAAAATATGGGAGCATTTTTTAATAACCTGCTTTTCCGCATTTGgataaaaatattatcatCACATGGAAGATTTCAGGGttggatctagcttttcgctaaaggggggggagttggctcagtgacaattgcaaaggggagaggggggagtttatttgttacata contains:
- the LOC5520519 gene encoding uncharacterized protein LOC5520519 isoform X4 — its product is MFHIIVMVALFSSHYCDGCIVQFTSLWWLHCSADLRIDNLTWSCKTACTPAIVYMLMDHFGANLLIFKYFGCCMWSLQAFMEKVKAITMQFYMM
- the LOC5520519 gene encoding uncharacterized protein LOC5520519 isoform X1, with amino-acid sequence MFTFQESNNVRSHTILLLKPMFHIIVMVALFSSHYCDGCIVQFTSLWWLHCSADLRIDNLTWSCKTACTPAIVYMLMDHFGANLLIFKYFGCCMWSLQAFMEKLIDHGDTVLYSSQFV
- the LOC5520519 gene encoding uncharacterized protein LOC5520519 isoform X3, which encodes MFHIIVMVALFSSHYCDGCIVQFTSLWWLHCSADLRIDNLTWSCKTACTPAIVYMLMDHFGANLLIFKYFGCCMWSLQAFMEKLIDHGDTVLYSSQFV
- the LOC5520519 gene encoding uncharacterized protein LOC5520519 isoform X2, coding for MFTFQESNNVRSHTILLLKPMFHIIVMVALFSSHYCDGCIVQFTSLWWLHCSADLRIDNLTWSCKTACTPAIVYMLMDHFGANLLIFKYFGCCMWSLQAFMEKVKAITMQFYMM